In Candidatus Devosia phytovorans, the DNA window CGGTTTCAAGACCGGTGAGTACGTCGTCTATCCGGCGCATGGCGTCGGTGTGATCGTCTCGATCGAGGAACAGGAAGTTGCCGGACTGACCCTTGAACTGTTCGTCATCAGTTTCGAACAGGATAAGCTGACCCTTCGCGTTCCCGTTGCCAAGATCAAGTCCGTCGGCATGCGCAAGCTGGCCGAAGAGGACATGGTGACCCAGGCCCTGACCACCGTTACCGGTCGCGCGCGCGTCAAGCGCACCATGTGGTCGCGTCGTGCCCAGGAATATGAAGCCAAGATCAATTCGGGCGACCTGATCGCCATTTCCGAAGTCGTGCGCGATCTCTATCGCTCCGAAGAGCAGCCCGAGCAGTCCTATTCGGAACGCCAGCTGTTCGAACAGGCCATGGATCGCATGAGCCGCGAAATCGGTGCCGTCAACAAGCTGACGCTGACCGAAGCCGTGCAGCTGATCGAAAAGAACCTGGCCAAGTCGCCCAAGCGCACCAAGGCTGATGCCGAGCCGGAAGGCGACGAAGAAGCTGCCTAATCTTTCAGCTTCAACGACATGAACATTGGGCCGGTGGAAACACCGGCCCTTTTTCGCATTTTGGGGTCCGAAGTGACACTCGATGCTAACAGTCTGCTAGCCAATTGGGCCGGATGGGCCTCCGGATTGAAGCTGGTGCTACTCAGATCTTGCCCAGAACATCGCCCAGCCGGCTCGTGGCACTACCGGGCTTGAGCGGTTGCTGCTGGCTTTCATGCGGCACCCAGCCGGAGAGCCAGATGATTTCCAGCGTCGCGCGGATACGGCCGTCGGCATCGCCGTCGCGGGCTGCATAGGCTTCGGCTGCGGCCGCCAAGAGGGTGGGCGTCGCCAGGCGTTTTGGTCGGTCCATCAGGGGGTTGGAGGCGCCGAGTGCCTTGAGTTCGGCCATCAGGGCGAAGGGGCTGGCATAGCGCACGACATGGGTTTCGACATCGGCGACGGGCAGGGCAAGGCCGGCGCGCTGCAGCAGGGCGCCGGCATCGCGCACCTGGATCATCGGCGCCACCCGCGCCGCCGCGCCGCCCCATATCTCTATGTCAGCGCTGAGGAAAGCCTCGCGCAATTCAGTCAGCGTCTCGCCGCCCAGCGCTGCCACCATCAGCAGGCCGTCGGGCGCCAGATGCTTCCGCAAGCGCGCCAGATAGCCAGGCACGTCATTGATCGCCTGCAGCTCCAGCAGCGAGACAATCAGATGATAGTTTTCCCCGCTCAGCGGGGGCATGTCATCATGGCTGTCGAAGGCCCTGTAGCGCTCAAAGGTAAAGCTGGCGCTGGCGGTGCGGCCTGACGACGGGAGTTTTTCGAGATCGGGGCCAATAATGGCGGCCCTGGAGAAATCGCGGATCAGCGCGGCCAGCCTATCCTCGAGATCGGCTAGAATGAGATCGGTAACGAAGTCGCTGGTTTCCGTACGCCGCGCCAGGTGGCGGGCGATCAGGGGCTTGTCGAAAATGGCGGGCGGCTGGGTCATGTCGATCTTGCGGCCAGATGGGGCTGTGGCACTATCTGCCTTATGGAGAGGCATGAGGGGCTTGTCAAAACCGGTCTTTGGGCCAGCGGCCTGGCGCGTGGTGCGCAGACGCTGGGCAACATGCTGCTCGACCTCGCCTATCCGCCTGTCTGCCTCAATTGCGAGGCGCCGATCGCAACGGCAGACGGGCTTTGCGGACCGTGTTTTACAAGGCTCCGACCAATCACCGCGCCGCTCTGTCCGATCATGGGCCTGCCCTTTGAAATCTCCCTAGGGCCAGGCGCGCTCTCCGCAGAGGCCCTGGCCGATCCGCCGCCTTTCGGGCGGGCGCGGGCAGCGGTGATCTACAATGAGGTGGCGCGCACGCTGGTCTCCCGCCTCAAATATGGCGACCGGCCCGAGCTGGCGCGCTTTTGTGCGCGGTTGATGGCTGGTGCTGGGCATGAATTGTGGGCCGGCGAACCGGTGCTGGTGCCGGTGCCGCTGCATCCGGCGCGGCAGCGCGAGCGGCGCTATAACCAGTCGGCGGAGCTGGCGCAGGCCCTCGGCAGGCTCACCCGGCTCCGGGTCGATCCCCTGTTGGTGCGGCGTATTCGCAAGACGCGACAACAGGTTGGTCTATCTGGCGATGGCCGCCAGCGGAACGTCGCCGGTGCCTTTGCCGTTCACCCCGGCATGCTGGCACGGATCAAAGGTCGCCGCGTGGTTGTGGTGGACGATGTCTATACGACGGGCGCCACGACCAAGGCGGTGACACGGGCCTTGCGCAAGGCGGGCGTTGAATCCATTGACGTGATGACCTTTGCCCGCGTTGTCATCGGGGCAGAACTGCCCATATAAGAATAACCGCCTCTTCTCGAAGGAGAATTTCAGATGGCCAAGATTGAAATCTATACGACGCCGACCTGCCCCTATTGTCACGCCGCCAAGTCGCTGCTCAATGAAAAGGGTGCTGACTATACCGAAATTACCGTGCTTGATCCCGACCTGCGCGCCGCGATGACCCAGCGCGCGCATGGCCGCCGCACCGTGCCGCAGATCTTTATCGGCGAGACACATGTCGGTGGTTATGATGATATGGCTGCGCTCGACCGCGAAGGCGGCCTCGACAAGCTGCTGGCGTCGTAGCCTTCCATGAAAATCGCTGCCATCCAGATGCGGTCCGGGCTTGACCCCGAGGCCAATCTTGCGGCCCTCGAGCCCATGCTGGCCGAGGCCGCCGCGGCCGGCGTCACCTATGCGCTGACACCGGAAGTGACGGTTATCTTTCCGGAAAATCGCGAGCAGCTCAAAAGCGTTGCCGCGCCTTTCGAGGATCATCCGCAGCTGCGCCGCATTGGCGAACTGGCCAGGCAGCACAACATGTTCGTCCATATCGGCTCGCTTGCCGTGCCGCTGGAGGATGGCCGCTTTGCCAATCGCTCGGTGCTGTTCGGGCCCGATGGCGCGATTGTTGATACCTATGACAAGATCCATCTGTTCGATGCCGATATTGCCGGGCTCAATGCCTACCGCGAAAGTGCCACCTATGCCGGAGGCGAGCGGGCGGTAACGGCGAAACTGGGTGAATTCACCCTGGGCATGTCGATCTGCTACGACATGCGTTTTCCCAAGCTTTACAATAGCCTCGCCAATGCTGGAGCAAACCTGATCGCCGTGCCGGCGGCCTTTACCGTGCCGACGGGGCAGGCACATTGGCATGTGCTGCTGCGTGCCCGCGCCATCGAAACAGGCTCCTATGTCATTGCCGCGGCGCAGGGTGGCCATCATCCCAATGGCCGTGCCACCTATGGCCATTCGCTGGTGATCGATCCCTGGGGCCGCATCATCGCCGAACTGGAGCATGACGAACCAGGCGTGCTGCTGGCCGAAATTGGCGTGGATCATGTGGCCGACGCGCGGGCGCGCATACCGGCTCTGGCCAATGCGCGAAACTTTGCCCTGCCCGAGACGTTGCAGGACTAGGTAATCGACCTATATCCTTCCCAACAGCGCCGCCCGGCGCATGAGACTTGTCGATCGTGATCCAATATTCCCTCCATTGCTCCAAAGGGCACCGCTACGACGCCTGGTTCAGGAATGCTGCGGCATTCGATGAACAGCAGGCCCGGGGCATCGTGACCTGCGCCGTCTGCGGCGATGGTACGGTGGAGAAAGCGCTAATGGCCCCGGCTGTGGCGCGCACTGATGGCAACAGGGTTTCCCTGAGTTCGTCCAATCCCGATCTCGCAAAATTCCGCGAATTGCTGCGCGAGTATCGTCAGAAGGTCAAGAGCCAATCCGACTATGTTGGCGACCGATTTGCCGAGGAAGCGCGGAAAATCCATTTCGAGGAAGTGGAACGACGCGACATCTATGGCGAAGCCACGCGCGACGAGGTCCTGGCCCTTGCCGAAGATGGTGTCGAGTTTATGCCGCTGCCAGGCCTGCCGGACGAGCACAACTAATCCCGGGCTACCCATGCCCGGCGGGAACCTCGCGTTCCCATCCTTCCGAGCGCCACTCCCGGCGCGCAAACCGGAGATATTGCTATGACCACTCGTGATGCAGCCCTTTCGGGCACGTTCGCCATTGGCGGTGACCTTACGGTCAACCGCCTCGGTTTTGGCGCCATGCGCATTACCGGCAAGGGCATCTGGGGTCCGCCAGAGGATCCCGAAGAGGCAAAGGCGACGTTGCGCCGCCTGCCCGAGCTCAATGTCAACTTCGTCGATACGGCCGAAAGCTATGGCCCCTATGTCAGCGAAGAGCTGATCGGGGAGGTGCTGGCGCCCTATGCCAAGGGCACGATCGTCGCCACCAAGAGCGGGCTGACCCGCCATGGTCCCGATGTCTGGCCTCAGCTCGGCCGGCCTGAATTCCTGCGTCAGGGCGCCATCCAGAGCCTGCGCCGTCTCAAGGTCGATGTCATCGACCTTTGGCAGCTGCATCGCATCGACGCCAAGGTGCCGGCGCGGGAGCAGTTCGAGACCATTGCCCAGCTGCAGAAGGATGGCATCATCCGCCATGCCGGCCTCAGCGAGGTCAGCGTCGAAGAGATCAAGGAAGCCAGCAAGTATTTCAAGGTGACCACAGTCCAGAACATGTACAATCTCGTCAGCCGCAAGGCCGAGGATGTGCTGGATTACTGCGAGGCCAATGGCATCGGCTTCATTCCATGGCGTCCGATCGACGGCGGCAATCTTGAGAGCACCAGCGCCGAGTTCAAGGCGATCATGGACAGGCATGACGCTTCCGCCAGCCAGCTGGCGCTGGCCTGGATGCTGAAGCGCTCGCCGGTCATGCTGCCCATTCCGGGCACCGGCAAGGTCAAGCATCTGGAAGAAAACGTCGCCGCCGCGGCCATCGAGCTCAGCGACGACGAGTTCCAGACCCTCGACCGGATCGGCAAGCAGGGCTAGCTCGCCGCCAGACGTACTGAAGTACCCCAAGGGTCGGCAGCGATGAGGTCGCTGCCGGCCTCTGCCATGTCCACGCCCGCTTCGGCCAGCCGCTGGCGGATGGGTTCGAGCAGCGTGGCGTCATCAAACTGCAGGGTGAATTCGGCCAGCCCGGTTTTCAGCCGGTCGCGCGGCCCCGCGCCCTCGCTTTGCCAGGTATTGACCGCCACATGATGGTGGTAGCGCCCTGATGACATGAAGGCTGCGCCGTTGCGGCCGCGCACGATATCAAGCCCAAGCGCGCCATTGTAGAAGGCGGTGGCCGTTTCGATCTCGCCGGCGCGCAGATGGATATGGCCGATCCGCGTGGCTTCGGGCGCGCCGGTGAAAGTATCGACATTGGTGTTGGTGAGCTGGAACAGGCTTTCCACATCGAGCGCTTCGCTACCCATCACCACCTGGTCGCCCGCCCAGGTCCAGCTGTCCGGCGCGCGATCGGCATAGACTTCCACGCCATTGCCTTCCGGGTCGTCGAGATAGACGGCCTCGCTCACCAGATGATCGGCAAAGCCGGTCAGCGGCACATCCATCATGGCGACATGCACCAGCCAGCGCGCCAGCTCCGTGCGCGAGGGCATGAGGAAAGCCGTATGATAAAGCCCGGCCTCGCTGGGAGCGGAGAAGGGCGCTTCCGGCGCCGACAGCAGGGTCAGCAGCGTGGTGTCGCCGACGCCCAATGCCACCTCGTCGTTGCTTTCGCGCAAAACCTTGAGGCCGATGACCAGCTGATAATATTGCTTCATCAGGTCGATGTTGCGGGCGCGCAGGGTGACGTCGCGCACATGGATCGGTGCCTCGGTGGCTACGGTGACCTCGGGCGTCGGCGCCAGCAGCGCAAAGCCCTCGGCGCGCAAAGCATTGGTCAGCGCGGCGCTGGCGGTGGTCACGCCGGCGAGGCGCAGGAGGTGGCGGCGGGAAATCTTCGACATGCTGACGCTCATGCAAATGGTGTTGGCCATGGCTAACACGGGTGCGTGAGCTTGGGGCCTGACAAGCGCGTGTGCCAGTACGATCGCGCGCAAACGCAGCGTTCGCCGGGCAGGATATATCGATGTCGGGGGAGGTTAGAGTCGGTCCGATAGGGAGGGTGGAATCCCCGCTATCGAACCTGACCAGTCCAGCTGTCTTGGCAGACCGCTGGGTGGCTGGGCGGGGCTTTAGCACCGGCATTTCGGCTTGGCGACAGAAATGTCGTCATCTCGTCACAAATCTTGTCTGTTCTGAGCAGGTCTATTTCAGCGTCAACCCATTGTCCGGTCTCGTATGCCCTTATCACGCCGTCACTTTCTTGGCCTTGCGGGAGCTGCCCTTTTCACTCCGGCCCTCGCCAAGGAGAAGATATTGCACGCCTATAATATCGAGATGCTGCACCAGAGCATTGGCGAGGGCGATCCTCGCGGCGATGGCTGGGCTTTCGGCCTGCCGCCAGGCATCAGCCCGGCGCAATGGCCGCTCGATCCTAACAACGGCTATCCGCTCAATCACGGTTTCACTATCCGCCTGCCCGAGGATTATCGCGTGCATGGGCCCGATATCGTCGCGCTCAGTTTTTTCGCGGTGGCCTTCGACCACAATGACGGCATGCCGCTCACCGCGCCCAGGGTGCGAGCGTTTTTCGACGAGGTCGATCCACAAAAGCCGAGCGATCCGTTCCTTGTGCCCTTCTGGGAGGCGCGGCAGGGGGAGCATCCGCGTCTGCACCGCATGAAGGACATTCTAGATCTTGAATATGCGGTCATCCTGCTGACCGAAAAAGAGTTCAACGGGCCCTTCACCTGGCCGCCGCGCTTCGACGGCAATCCGCACCTTGTCGAGGTTCCGACGCCCGCCTGGATGGATCATGGCTCGGCTTCTGCCTTCTGGGATGCGAGCTACATCATGGGGCCGATGCCGCCGGAGGACTATTTCGTCTACAAGCAGCTGGGCGGCATTCCCGATCCTGGCCTGGCATTCAACCGCGCCATCAGGATCACGACCCGCAACGAGGATCCCAATGCCGGTGTTGCGCCGGACGAGTTTGGCGACAACGGCTACCAGCGCGAATATTACTGGGAAGGCGGCGTCGTCGAGACGGAGAATTACCGTCTGCACAAATGGGTCAAAAGCCACCTGCCCAACCATATCGGCGGCACAATGCGCCCCATCCAGGGCTTCCCCGATTTCAGCCCCTATCACTTAGGCTTTGAAGAATATTTCGGCGGCTACAACTTCGGTGGCGGCAATGCCCAGCTCGATTTTAAGGACATGAAGTTCGACTGGGCGCAGTGAGTTTATAGCGTCTGTCCGGTCACCGGGTCATCTCCGCCCACGGTGTCATCCCGGCCTTGAGCCGGGATCCATCCGCAGATGGTTGTCTTGCCGCAAGGCCGCCGTCGCTATCGCCACCACCCTGCAGCTGCGGCTTGATCTCAAGATGGGCCCCGGCTCAAGGCCGGGGTGACATCGAGTTTGAGGCGCTGCCGGAGAAAACCGAACCTAATTCCACAGCTTGTCGATGGCCTTGGTGTCGCGCACGGCACCCTTTGATGCCGAGGTCACCAGAGCGGCGTAGGCCTTGAGGGCCGTCGTCACGTTGCGCTTGCGCGGCTTGGCTGGCTTCCAGCCGAGCTTGTCCTGTTCGGCGCGGCGGGTGGCCAGTTCGGCGTCGCTGACCAGCACGTTGACGGTGCGGTTGGGGATATCGATCTCGACAATATCGCCCTCGCGCACGAGGCCGATGGCGCCGCCTTCGGCAGCTTCGGGCGATGCGTGGCCGATGGAAAGGCCCGAGGTGCCCCCGGAGAAACGGCCGTCGGTGAGGAGGGCACAGGCCTTGCCGAGGCCTTTCGACTTCAGATAGCTCGTCGGGTAGAGCATTTCCTGCATGCCTGGTCCGCCGCGCGGGCCTTCGTAGCGGATCACCAGCACGTCGCCGGCCTTGATCTCGTTGCTGAGAATGGCTTTCACCGTCGCATCCTGGCTCTCGAAGACGCGGGCCGGACCGGTGAACTTGAGGATGGATTCATCGACACCGGCGGTCTTCACGATGCAGCCGTCGAGCGCGATATTGCCCTTGAGCACTGCGAGGCCGCCGTCCTTGGAGAAGGGCGTTTCGGCCGAGCGAATGACGCCGTTCTGGCGATCGAGATCGAGTTCGGCCCAGCGGTTGGATTGGGAGAAAGCCTGGGTGGTGCGCACGCCGCCGGGGGCGGCCATGTAGAAATTGCGCACGCTTTCCGAATTGGTGCGGGAAATGTCCCACTTGTCGATGGCGTCACCCATGGTCGCGGCATGGACGGTGGGTTCGCTGCGATTGATCAGGCCGGCGCGATCGAGCTGACCCAGGATGGCGAAGATGCCGCCGGCACGGTGTACGTCTTCCATATGCACGTCATTTTTAGCGGGCGCGACCTTGGAGAGCACCGGCACCTTGAGGCTCAAGCGGTTGATGTCGTCCATGGTGAAATCGACGCCGCCTTCATAGGCAGCGGCCAGGATATGCAGCACGGTGTTGGTCGAGCCACCCATGGAAATGTCGAGCGCCATGGCGTTTTCGAAGGCGGCCTTGGTGGCGATGGAGCGTGGCAGGACCGAAGCGTCGTCCTGCTCATACCAGCGGCGGGCCAGGTCGACGATCAGATGGCCGGCTTCCTGGAACAGGCGCTTGCGGTCCGAATGGGTGGCGAGCGTGGAACCGTTGCCGGGCAGGCTCAGACCCAGCGCTTCGGTCAGGCAGTTCATCGAGTTGGCGGTGAACATGCCCGAGCAGGAGCCGCAAGTGGGGCAGGCGGCTTCTTCCACGGCCTGCACTTCCTCGTCGGTATAATGTTCGTCGGCGGCCATCACCATGGCGTCGACCAGGTCGAGGGCCTGCAGCTTGCCCTTGATCATCGCTTTGCCGGCTTCCATGGGGCCACCGGAGACAAAGACCACGGGGATGTTGAGCCGCATGGCGGCGTTGAGCATGCCGGGGGTGATCTTGTCACAATTGGAAATGCAGACCATGGCATCGGCGGTATGAGCATTGACCATATATTCCACCGAGTCCGCGATGATGTCGCGGCTGGGCAGCGAATAGAGCATGCCGTCATGGCCCATGGCGATGCCGTCATCGACCGCGATGGTGTTGAATTCCTTGGCAACGCCACCGGCCGCCTCGATCTCGCGGGCGACCAACTGGCCGAGATCTTTCAGATGCACATGGCCGGGAACGAACTGGGTGAAGCTGTTGACGACGGCGATGATGGGCTTGCCGAAATCGCCGTCCTTCATGCCCGTGGCGCGCCAGAGGCCACGCGCGCCGGCCATGTTGCGGCCATGGGTGGTGGTGCGGGAACGATATGCGGGCATGACACAATCCTCGAAGGTCTGACGCGATTAGACACGCGTTGTTTGGCCTTTCTTAGACCCATTCCAGAATCGGATCAATGCAAACCGTACCCGCGGGTACGGTTTGTTGCTGCATCGTCATCGCTGCTCGCGCGTTGGCTTGCACGGACAGAGGAGCATTTCATGGCTGAACAGCGAAATTATCGACAGGTAGGGATCGGGGAGGCCAATCTCGAAGCGGTGACGGTGGGGATCGAGAAAGGGATGGATGGCGGGCTCAAGGCCGCTGTCTGGTGGGAGGCGGTGGGCGATGTTGATGCCGACGAGGCCGAGTTTGACGATGTGCTGGCGGCGCTTGCAGCGGCCGAGGCGGCGCGGGAGTTACACGGGCTCAAGGAAGTGGTGATTGCCCTTCAGGAAGACATCACCTGGCAGGCGCAATGGGGCGCGCTCGACGTCCGCAACAAGGAGCCGATCGGCGATATCAGGCCGACCGATCTTTCGAGCGATGAAGCCTATGAGCTGGCCGCAGGGATCGAGGAGCAGCGGGACGCCTGAGACAAAAAGTCCGTGCGGCGCAGGTGCGCCACACGGACAAGGAAGGTAGTTAGGTCGAAACCACCGACCCCCAGATAAGCACAGACATGCCTCTTGCGGTGGAATTTATTGCGTAGATCGCTGAATTTCTGCGACCTGTGCGCGAGTTAGCTGCCACCAGCGATCATTGGCCGACATCATGCTGGCAATGAAATAGTCGGCGTGACGCCAGAGTTCGGGGGTCAGTTCGATGTCATTGCCACCGTTGCCATAGCGCCGCAGCAGTCCAGAACTCTCCAACGCTGCCAGCAGATTGCGAATATGGGTCCGCGAGGTGTCGATGCGTTCCGAAGCCGCCGCATAGCTCAGCGACACTCGGGAAGGATCGCCTCCGGCCAAGGCCCGCTGAAGATAAAGAAAGATGATCTTGGCCCCATCCTGCCGCATCACGAAGCCCACCAGCGGATTGACCTTGGTGTCCAGAACGTCGAAGGCCTTTTCATGCAGGTCGTTGCTGATGGCGCGGTGCACCTGGCGATGCAGGGGCTCGTGCGCAAACATTGCGTCATAGTCCCGGCTGTCGGGCCGCAACACGGCGAGCGCACGGGTATGGTTGTCGTGCCAGGCGCAATCTTCGGCAACCATGCGTTGCGTCGGTCGCACCAGGCGGACCCGCTTGTCGGCCGGTGCCACCTGCAGCTCGATCAGGCCGATCTGGCGCATGCGTGCCAGCATCTCGTCGGTGCTGCGGTCACTGGCAAGGCCGAAGTTTGCGAAGCTTTCGCGAATGCGGTTGATCGTCGGCCAGTCTTTTCGGGCCTCGCCGCGTGCCTCGTAGATGGCGATGACGAGATTGAACAGCACGAGCCCCGCAACATCCTGCATGACGCGACTTATGGCAGGGTCGGGACTGTGGCTCTGGACCAGGACCTGAATGTAACAATCACGCGCCTGAGGCCAGCGCGGATGGGCGAGGATCTGTTCTGTCGAAAGGAAGGTGATCTGCGCGAGAAGGGACGAAATGCCTGTGCCGTCACGCTCCGCTGCAGGCGCGCCCGCCTTGAATTGATCCGAAGTCATGATGTTCCGCCTGGCCCCAGTGACCAGACGGTAGCGGCGCTAAATTGGGCTGCCAATAAAGGATTTGATTGACAAAATCTCAGTTGTTTATGCTGACGATCCCCCATTGTGTCTCGGCGCAGGCCTCGTCGAGGCAGACATTGGTCATCCACAGCGCGCCATTGGCAAAGCCGACACCCTCGCCGGTGACGATCAGGTCGGCGTAATCCTGGCTGGCCAGCGCTGCCTGGATGTCGGGCGTGAGGATAGTGTCGAAATTCTCGACCAGATCCTCGGGGGTCTCGATCTCGTAGCTGACTTCAGCGCCATTGATGGCCAGGGGATAAAAGGCCAGGTCGGCAAAGGCGGTTCGGTCGTCGAACAGGAATGCATCCTGCAAGGCCCCGAAAGCCTCGCCGAACAGGTCGGAATCGCCATGAATGTTCTCGATCGAGGCCAGAACCTCTTCGCTCTGGGCCATGGCCGGCATGGTGGATGCGAAAAGGGCGACGAGGGCGATTTGGCTCAGGCGCATAATGGCTCCAGATGGCTGGTGTTGACGGCCTTTGTCAGGCTGCGGGCTTTTCCGCCATGATCATGTAGTTGATCGCCATGTCAGAAGAACGGCGCCATTCGTCGCCGATGGGATGAAACACCACGCCGGTCTCATGGATCACGCGCAGCCCGTTGCGGGTGAGCAGGGTCTTGATTTCCTCGGGCGTCAGAAACTTGTTCCAGTCATGCGTGCCCTTGGGCAGCCAGCGCAGCACCTGCTCGGCACCAAACACGGCAAAGAGCTTTGCCCGTAAGGTGCGGTTGAGCGTCGCCGTCAGCGTCAGTCCGCCAGGCCTCACGAGATCGGCGCAGCTCTTCATGTAGAGCGGCACATTGTCGACATGCTCCACCACTTCCATGTTGAGCACGAGATCGTATTTCTGGCCCTTTGCGGCCAGGGCCTCGCTGGTTGTGGCCTCATAGGCGATATCGAGGCCGGACTGTTCGGCATGGATTTTCGCGATGGCGATATTGCGCTCGGCCGCGTCGATCCCGGTCACCGTGGCGCCGAGCCGTGCCAGCGGTTCGCAGAGCAACCCGCCGCCGCAGCCGACATCGAGGATGTTCAGCCCCGCGAAGGGCCGCATGTCATTGCCGTCACGACCAAAATGGCTGAGCAAATATTCGCGGATATAGCCCAGCCGCACCGGGTTGAACTTGTGCAGCGGCTTGAACTTGCCCTTGGGGTCCCACCACTCTTCAGCCATGGCGGTAAATTTGGCCACTTCGGCGTCATTGATGGTGGTCTCGGTCATGGCTGCAGCTCCTGTTGGCCGCATATGAGCCCGATGACATGGCAGAGGCAAGGCGCGGGTGGTCGCAGCCAATGGGCAATGGTCATAGCCACTCGCTTCCCCTATGGTGCCGCCCGTCTTCTCCAGCCCGATTGCCGCCCTTGTCACCTTCTGCTCGCCTGCAAGCCGTTCTCGAATTGACCCGGGAAATCGACCTCATCGCACGTCCTGCCGATGCGGTGATTTCCGCCTGGGTGCGCTCCCGCCGCGACATTGGCGACAAGGATCGCGGTGCGATCCTCGACCTCACGCAAAGGTTGATGCGTCATCATGCGCGTTTGGGCTGGTGGCTCGACCGAGCCGGCGCCGAGGACAATGTTCGCAGTCGCCTGCTCGCCTGGTTGCGCCTCGATGGCTATGCACCAGACCGGATTTCGGGCCTGTTCAATGGCGGCGACGATGCTCCTCTTCGCCTCGACGAAAGCGAGCGCGTTTTGCTGGGCAAGTTGGATGGCGCCAATATCGTGCATGCCGACATGCCGGACGAGACCCGCGTCGAATGCCCGGATTGGGCAGCGGATGCGCTGCGCCGCCGCTTTGGCGACGATTTCCTCATGGAAATGACGGCCATGCTGACCGAACCGCCACTGGACCTGCGTGCCAACACACTTAAAACCGATCGCGATACCATGCTACGCGCTGTGCATGACCTTGGTTTCAAGGCCAAGGCCGCGTTGCTCTCGCCGCTGGGCATTCGGGTCGACGAACGGCTGTCGCTTGATCGCCTGCCCATGCTCAGGGCCGGCGAAGTCGAAATCCAGGACGAGGGCTCGCAGCTGGTCGCCATGCTGGTCGACGCCAGGCCGGGCGATCGCGTGGTCGATTTCTGCGCCGGGGCCGGGGGCAAGACCTTGGCGCTGGCCGCGCAGATGAAGAACAAGGGCCATATCGTGGCCTGCGACGTCAACGAAGGCCGTCTCAAGCGCGCGGTGGAGCGTTTCCGCAAGGCCGGCGTGCACAATGCCGAAACGCGGCTGCTGTCGAGCGAAAGCGACAAATGGGTCAAGCGGCATAAGCTCGGCTTCGATCGTGTGCTGATCGATGCCCCTTGCAGCGGTACCGGCACCTGGCGGCGCAACCCGGATGCGCGCTGGCGGCCGGAGGAAGAGCAGGGGCTCGAGGCGCTGATCGTGCTGCAGGGAAAAATCCTCACCAGCGCGGCGCGACTGGTCAAGCCCGGCGGACGGCTGGTCTATGCAACGTGTTCGCTGTTGCCGGAAGAAAACGAAGACCAGATCGCACGGTTTCTTGCGGCGCATCCGGACTATTCCGTGGTGCCGCTCTCCGAAGCCGCACCGCAAATCACCAATTCGGCGCATCCAGACCATCTGTCCCTCACGCCGGCACGGCATGGCACGGATGGCTTCTTTGCGGCGGTGCTGCAACGAAAGGCGGCCGTTGAAGGCATTTGAGACTGCCATACATTCGATGTCACCCCGGCCTTGAGCCGGGACCCATCTCGAGATGGCCGTCCTACCGCAAGGTCGCCGTGCTCTTCATCGACACCTCGCGGCTGTGCCAGAATATCGAGATGGCCCCGGCACAAGGCCGGGGTGACGCTGTGGGTGGGGAAGAGCAGGTGGGAATTCAACCCGCATACGCCCATTGATCGCGTCACCGCTTTGTCGTATCTCCCGCGCCAAGAATAGCGTACCGCCGGGTTCGGCGTGCAGTGCTTTGGATT includes these proteins:
- a CDS encoding VOC family protein, which produces MSKISRRHLLRLAGVTTASAALTNALRAEGFALLAPTPEVTVATEAPIHVRDVTLRARNIDLMKQYYQLVIGLKVLRESNDEVALGVGDTTLLTLLSAPEAPFSAPSEAGLYHTAFLMPSRTELARWLVHVAMMDVPLTGFADHLVSEAVYLDDPEGNGVEVYADRAPDSWTWAGDQVVMGSEALDVESLFQLTNTNVDTFTGAPEATRIGHIHLRAGEIETATAFYNGALGLDIVRGRNGAAFMSSGRYHHHVAVNTWQSEGAGPRDRLKTGLAEFTLQFDDATLLEPIRQRLAEAGVDMAEAGSDLIAADPWGTSVRLAAS
- the grxC gene encoding glutaredoxin 3 → MAKIEIYTTPTCPYCHAAKSLLNEKGADYTEITVLDPDLRAAMTQRAHGRRTVPQIFIGETHVGGYDDMAALDREGGLDKLLAS
- a CDS encoding aldo/keto reductase, with the translated sequence MTTRDAALSGTFAIGGDLTVNRLGFGAMRITGKGIWGPPEDPEEAKATLRRLPELNVNFVDTAESYGPYVSEELIGEVLAPYAKGTIVATKSGLTRHGPDVWPQLGRPEFLRQGAIQSLRRLKVDVIDLWQLHRIDAKVPAREQFETIAQLQKDGIIRHAGLSEVSVEEIKEASKYFKVTTVQNMYNLVSRKAEDVLDYCEANGIGFIPWRPIDGGNLESTSAEFKAIMDRHDASASQLALAWMLKRSPVMLPIPGTGKVKHLEENVAAAAIELSDDEFQTLDRIGKQG
- a CDS encoding carbon-nitrogen hydrolase family protein, translating into MKIAAIQMRSGLDPEANLAALEPMLAEAAAAGVTYALTPEVTVIFPENREQLKSVAAPFEDHPQLRRIGELARQHNMFVHIGSLAVPLEDGRFANRSVLFGPDGAIVDTYDKIHLFDADIAGLNAYRESATYAGGERAVTAKLGEFTLGMSICYDMRFPKLYNSLANAGANLIAVPAAFTVPTGQAHWHVLLRARAIETGSYVIAAAQGGHHPNGRATYGHSLVIDPWGRIIAELEHDEPGVLLAEIGVDHVADARARIPALANARNFALPETLQD
- a CDS encoding DUF1178 family protein; protein product: MIQYSLHCSKGHRYDAWFRNAAAFDEQQARGIVTCAVCGDGTVEKALMAPAVARTDGNRVSLSSSNPDLAKFRELLREYRQKVKSQSDYVGDRFAEEARKIHFEEVERRDIYGEATRDEVLALAEDGVEFMPLPGLPDEHN
- a CDS encoding SAM-dependent methyltransferase translates to MTQPPAIFDKPLIARHLARRTETSDFVTDLILADLEDRLAALIRDFSRAAIIGPDLEKLPSSGRTASASFTFERYRAFDSHDDMPPLSGENYHLIVSLLELQAINDVPGYLARLRKHLAPDGLLMVAALGGETLTELREAFLSADIEIWGGAAARVAPMIQVRDAGALLQRAGLALPVADVETHVVRYASPFALMAELKALGASNPLMDRPKRLATPTLLAAAAEAYAARDGDADGRIRATLEIIWLSGWVPHESQQQPLKPGSATSRLGDVLGKI
- a CDS encoding CarD family transcriptional regulator — translated: MVAKKVQTRLGFKTGEYVVYPAHGVGVIVSIEEQEVAGLTLELFVISFEQDKLTLRVPVAKIKSVGMRKLAEEDMVTQALTTVTGRARVKRTMWSRRAQEYEAKINSGDLIAISEVVRDLYRSEEQPEQSYSERQLFEQAMDRMSREIGAVNKLTLTEAVQLIEKNLAKSPKRTKADAEPEGDEEAA
- a CDS encoding ComF family protein, with product MERHEGLVKTGLWASGLARGAQTLGNMLLDLAYPPVCLNCEAPIATADGLCGPCFTRLRPITAPLCPIMGLPFEISLGPGALSAEALADPPPFGRARAAVIYNEVARTLVSRLKYGDRPELARFCARLMAGAGHELWAGEPVLVPVPLHPARQRERRYNQSAELAQALGRLTRLRVDPLLVRRIRKTRQQVGLSGDGRQRNVAGAFAVHPGMLARIKGRRVVVVDDVYTTGATTKAVTRALRKAGVESIDVMTFARVVIGAELPI